Genomic window (Juglans microcarpa x Juglans regia isolate MS1-56 chromosome 2S, Jm3101_v1.0, whole genome shotgun sequence):
GTTTTGGCCGCGGAACGCAGAGCAGATAGCAGGCCTCCACTGAGATTCCAAGCTCCCAAGCCCAAGCCTCCCGTAGTCTCCATTACCCCACACCGCTGCGAACCTTGTTCCCGATGCTTCACTTGATATCCATCTTCCAAATATCCCAATCCCGATCGCTGTTATCGTATCAAATCTCCGAATAATTCTCCATCCGCAACTTCTACTCCACATAACTTTCTCAGAAATTTGCCACGACCTGAACGAAATGAGAATTGAGAGGTGTGTTTGTTTGAAAAACGAGCAACAAGGCAACAAAGGGCAGCAACTAACGGCTCAAAGCGCTGCAACGTCATTCGCAGGAGGAAAATGCTTTCCAAATTAGCCTACCAAAtatgctccttttttttttctgttaagtCAGtcatttttagtaatttttatgcatttatggattaaaataattattttatattaaaaaaaatgatacaatcAATCTTATTAATAgagtgtataaaaaatatgtaaaagtgactgtacataatatttttattttttaatgattaaacaAATGATtactaataaattttatttttaatatttaaatatatttaaaagatgtttaaaaaataaatataaaaaagtataattacAATTTGATGGGaacatttaaaaatgaaaaaaaaaatctattcaggACCGTATGTTCACCAAAGTCATTAGAAAGTTGCATgctagtttttaattttttttttaattaaaatgttatccattcgtttcaaaattttattaatctcaatggcattgttttattttaaatgatttttatataatttattagctTATAAagacatttaaaatatactaCTCCACTATAAttgcatataataaaatataaaattaagagtaataccactcttttaaaacttaattttttcacGGGAATGCTTTAGTaagaaagaaattttacaaaaataaattcacaaattgacgtggtttaatatgatatattagattgtataattaattttattgtaaagtaaatctaaagattatataaattcatatcagtttataagtttatttttataagatttctttGTGACTATAGTACTTATAAAACTCGacacttttaagaaaaaaaaatattatttaagtttCCCTTACTTGCTATCTAAATTCcaatttgaataattatagccACAACATCAgtattgtttattgtttatgtAAAGTTTTTTTGAATAATGTGAACCCATCGTTAGAATTTATCAATGTTTTATGGAGAATTGGCGTTATTAAGGGGTACATAGGCCTTTAATAAATCTCCCAAATATATTTTAGTCCAACAAGCATTctacaaagaagaaaaaatgccGATTTCTTTGGTAAAAGTTTTAACATCAATCTACTTTAAATTTCTCAATCATAGATTCATACATGAAAGTTCAAACACAACTAATTTCAGACAAACATGTTCAGCTGGTCCACTAATTTAGCAAAccaaatttgaatataaattttaacttacgAGGCTCAACCTCGACTGTCTTGAGCATCAAAACATTGTAATAAATAAACCACATTTATATATCTTAGTGATCAACTTAGCTttgttctctttatttttttcattttgataagtaatgGGGTAGGGGAAGCTTGAACATTCcaaaatttataatgaaaatttaACAGAGAATTGCAACTTATTGACATTGCATTAATCGACACATCAAATCCTTCAAAGCGAAAGAACTATAATgaggaaacttttttttttgatcgatGGAACTATAATGAGGAAACttgcaaaagaaaagagactttTCAGTACGTAAGAATGACCCTAACATGATAACAACATCATACAAAATGAACCAGTTTCAAATCTCGGGTCATACTCAAAGGAGCAATCTCATTTCAACCATGTCAAGTGCATACCAACATTAAGGATAGAAAGAACCAAGTAGAAGGCCAGAAATTATCAAGTCCTGTAGAGATAAAGAATTAAATTGTCCCGGGTATTGGTTCGGAAAAATTGGATCTTGACTGTATGGTGGTGCACCAAACCAAGGTGAAGTTTGTGGATAAATAATGGGTTGATTTAGTAGATGAACATGTGACCCTTCAATACCTATTGGAAATTGAGTTGGAGCAGAAGGAAATGTCCCTGTACTGTGGTAGAAATTAGTACCTAACCGAGAAGCATCATAGTTCTGCTTTCTTCCCGAGCCTTCCACAAGCTGTTGTCCTTTCCGCCCTTCCATTATACGCTGCTTCTTCATTGGACGAGGATTACTCGGAACAGGACTAGCTGTATTTTCACCGTCCACAGGATTTCTAGTACTTATATCCGGTAAAGTAGATACTGCATTGACACCAAACAAAATATCCCTTAATGTTGGTCGCTGCATCCGGCCACCTAGAAAGGTCAAAAGGTAACCAAGGGAATATTGCACACATTCGTAGATCTTTTTAACTTCTTGTCTTCCTACTGCCCTCGCAACATTTTGGGATCGTTCTGTGAAATCCTCAACCTGTAAGAAGCATGTGAACACATCAATGATCAAACACTACAGGTGAAGTCAGAACCCTTGTCTAAAGTTACAGCTGCTGGATGAAAAATTCGAATCTGATTCAGAAGTTGTGATAAGCTGGTTGCTTGGAAAAGATGAGGCACACTGGTTAGTGAGAGAAGTGTAGGATCAGATTCTAGAAAGATGCTTGGCCCTTGTCCTTCATACAGGCATGTTTATAGAGAAGTTAATCATGCTGCAGATTGGTTGGCCAAATCAGATGCTCTAGTTGTTTCTAGGGACTATGTTGGCAGGCATGAGGTTTCAAAAGAGGTGAGATGTTTCGTGGTGGTGGAGAGAGAGGGCATACCATACTTAAGCTATAAAAGAGTTTTTCTTTGTATGTTTTGGAGATGTTTGCTATTTGTTTTCATTAGTGATGTGCTGTGGATTGCTCACTCCCTAATGTGGGCTTTTATATGAACTAATACAGAATTTTCTGAAAACCAAAAGTCAGAACCCACAATTTTCGTAACCCCAAGAGGTTGGCcaaagtggtgaaggccttagTCTTGGAGTATCACTTCCTtgaaggtccaaggttcaacacctcatgggtgcaaactaTTCTTTAGGGCCACacccctggtgaaaagccagtgATTTAACCAATTCCAtatagggaaacttccgagggtgcagTGCACAGGATCGGAGTTTACTCTGCAAGGGTGGGTCCGAAGgaccctgccttggagaggttacccaacatcaaaaaaaaaaaaaaaaaccccacaatttttgtcaaaaagaaaataaaataggcaGCGTACACTTATAAAGTTCAACTCAGAATCCCATGATTTAGATGTCCAAGATCCTTCATATAAGCTGGCACAGAGACCTTCCTTCCAAAGCGTCTCAACTGATTCTAGCTGCAACATTAAGAAACTTGAATTAGATGTACTATACAAACAATGGGTTGCCTCAATTTTCTTGGATAGTAAATATCCAGATTAAAAGGATTAGAGCTATTATTTTATCGCTAATAAGCTAACAAAAGTAGAGAACAAGAATTACCTTAATAAGTAGAGTAATGAAAAGCTCTGCCAAGGATTCTTTATTCCTTTTTCCATAGTCCAAATAATTATGAACATTTCTTGCCACACTTCCAGGATCAGTTCCATCTGGACCATGCCAAGGTGGCTCAAATGTCAAAATGAAGCAAATCAAGAAGGTCCATGATTGTTACCAAGCAGCAATCATAAAACCAGAATAAGTTCAATAATGAGCAAACAAGGAAAGTAGCAAAACGAAAAAAGAACAATTagctttttcaaattaaaagctAAGTAGAAACTGCGGAAAGTAATGTAGATTATTTTTGGATACATGATATGGAATCTGAACTCAACTGGAATCATAACAAAGTTTATCCTTAAAACAAAATGCAACTAATATCTTTCCCTGTCAGCAGAGTGACTGCAACTCTAACAAGCTCCAAGAAGAAGTAACCCTAATATCATATTTCAACAGTTCCTTGCAAGTATCTAAATATGGAAAAGCCACCCTAGAAAAGCTAATGGCATGCATTTTGAGTGTTAAATCCACTTGAGATAAAAAAAGGGAAGTTGTGTCAAATAGTTTGGCCATTTGGCATATGAGGAAAAGTGATATAACTTGAGTAAAAATGGAAGGCACCCCTAAAATGGCACGTATAGAGGcggtgaaaaaatatatatgttattaggAAAGTGACAGAAAGTACAAATTCAGATAGAATGTACAATTTCAGATAGAAATGTTGCAAAAAATGCACATTGCTAACCTTAATTGGCTAATGAGGATCCTTGGATGATCCCAACTCAATTCTGACTAAAACTCAGTTAAGTTATAGGTTGAGTATGTACTTAATAAATGAAAGAGTAAGGTATATGTAAATGTTGAGGGCTGGATTTCTACATTGGAACACTTGCCACAGCACATTTGACAAAAAGGAAGACCAGCCCAAACCGTAaccaaaataagaaataaatcaaCAAGTGCACCTTGAATGGGCTTATAGCACAAATTCCCTCATAACAGCTCATGGCCCTAAGTTTCACTTCAACGGGCCAGTAAATGGGGTTCATGGTACAAGTTCCCTCCTAATGGGCTCATAGCCCAACATAAGCCAGTGGACCATGGCCCATGTTTTGTCTTACAAGGGCGGCCCTAGGCCTGAAACTTAAGCAAAAAGGCTCATGGCCTAAATCTCCTCTTAATGGACTCAGGCCCGAGATACATCCTAACGGGCTTGCGTCCCATGTTTCATGTCAACAGGATCACAGCTAAGATTATATTCCTCCTAGCTCACTGCGAATGACACATGCCATTGGGCCCATGGCCTACGAAGTGCTCTACCAGATCAATCGCCCATCACTATTGTATTGAGAAGAAGAGAGACTAAAAATAGATCCCAAACCAGCAAAAAGGGCCTCAAATCAGTGTGGCAGAAAATATGCCACAAGCAGACCTACACCGACCCACTTAAAGGACCCCTTTCCACATTTCAAAGTTAAGGCTCgagcaaattaaaaaattaaaaattaaattgtggGCCAAGGGGCAGATTGTAGGAATGCCATCCAACCCAGAAAGCACATGGGATGATCTTCTCCCTTGGGAAGCCAGGGTGCAGTAGCGACATGAAATGCCAACTTGTGAAAATTTAGATGAAAGGAAAGCTCACTACTGGCAACCAATTGTcatacccaaattaagtttctGAACCGATTTTCTCTGCAACCAGAAGACTAGGCTCATGAATTGCTTCACAGTGAGGAGGGcttataatatctttttaaaatctttGTGGTGTGCTTTTTACCTTCTTGATGTAAAACCACAAATATGTgattaaatcattaaaactACAACCTTAGAATATCcaacaattaaacaaaaaatgctCGAGTCTGTGTGttagatgcatgcatgtgtataAACAGCAACACATTGTGACATAAGCAATGCAAGTGAATACACCATTTCAATGTGTCAATGTCACATCTCAATGTCGATGCATCAAGGGAAATATCCAAGGGAtaaattcactttctttggctAATATGGCATCTAATACCAAACATACGATCCTTGGTTCCATTCATGTTCTTCTCTACATtctggaaacaaaaaaaaaaaaaaattctttgaagATAACAAAATTACTGCCtaaatttggaaaatataattaagttttttGGGAGTTCAATAACCATAGAATTGTTACCATATGGTTTGCAGAATCATTCACCTTTAAATAAAGCAGAAAAGGGAGGTAGAATTGGAGGATCTCGAGTCTGTGtgagaaaggggaaaaaattagtcactaaaacaaaaatcaacaatCAGACTAATCTTTCAGTATCTTTAGAAACAAGCAGATATAATTTACACTTCCAACCATCAGAAACACGTTACTTAAAATGGATAGATGGTCAGAAGTGGTATCAATAGGTTGATCACTTGTACCAAACACCATGTGGTAGATTATATGACAAGAAAACACCAATTTCTGAAGCATGCATAATCTACCAAAACTTAACATCGTTTAAAGACACACAGTCAACAATAATATTTTGCTAACATTGCACAGTGCAAACATTATGATATTATTCCCTCCATCCCATAAGTGTCTCCTTAGAAACGAACATGAACTTTATGGACAATTTAATGCATTGACAACTCAAGCTTTCTTTCACATTCCCCAAAAACGACAGTGCATTATTAGTGGCTTGCTCTTTTTCTTACAAAGGACACAAAATCCCAAGTagtataaaaaaggaaaataataaattttttgtttagtaATAGAAATTTCATTAAGGGTCAAGAAAGGCAATATCCAAGTACAAAGGGAATATACATTAGATACACCTAACCTGAAAAAGTAAGAAAGTCTAGAAAATTATGGAAGCCAAAGCTTGGGAAAAAGAAACATTAATCAACACTCCACTAGAACTTCTATGGCGGATTATTTGAAGACATCTAGTGATTTTCCTTCACGGCATTCTTTAATCAATTGTATTCCATTAATTTAGGAGGCTGAGCTCATTTGGGCGTCTTCCAAGAATTGGTTGTTCGCAGTTCACTCTAAACACCCTCATCCCTCGTGGTAACAATCCATTCTCCTAGAACAGTGTTTGGCAGATAAAGACGCCTTGAGGCATGCATTTGCTGCATGGACAGCTTCTCAAGGAAAGAAACTCACCACGGATTTATGGAAAAGAAACATTGTGGTAATTGATTGGTGTTGCACATGCAAGAGGAGTGAGgagtctattaaaaaaaaaaaaaaaaagaaagaaagaaagaaaagaaaaaaagaagaagaagaagaggagtgAGGAGTGAGGAGTGAGGAGTCCGTTCACCATCTTTCACTACATTGCGAGATGCCTAGTGCTTTATAGAATGACTTCTTCAGGTGAATTGGTTTGGCTTGGGTCATGGTCAGAAGAATAGTGGGCCATTTCTACTATTGGAGAGGGTTAGGAGGAAGCCCACAAATTGCAGCAATGTGAAAGGTGGTTCCTATTTGCCTAATATGATGTATTTAGAAGGAATGTAACAATAGGAATTTTGAGGATCGTGAACTGACACTGGAGGAGCTCAAAACCTTACTTTTTACTATTCTCTTTCCTTTGGACTGTCTCTCTAGAATTTCTTGGGATAACTCTTCATGATTTTCTCGTATCTATATTGGTGACCCCTTGTATACAACCTGTCTTTTAGGATGCACCTTTTGCGTTTTTAGTGATgctttataactttataaaaaCTGGTTACAAGCATCTGTTTTTTTTAGGCTTAAATTCTAACCAAACAATGAATATAAGTTGTATGCAACTCTGCCCCCAATCTTCCACACTCCACGTAAGCAGCATACAGCATTCCACCACCTATCACCTATTCCACATACCACAATGGAGATACTAGTACATGGATCTATAGTGGAGCAAGCATTTTTGCATAAACTGGCTACTCTCAACAATCAAATCAATGCAATAGAACTTCATAGTTGGAGAAAATTCTAAGCTTTAGTCCAAATGATTATACAcctaacaaaaagaaaaacttgacCTAAATTTtcacagaaaaaataaaaatgctgaTCATACCTGCAAATGGAAGGCAACCAATGATACTAGGGATAAAGAGTTCAAAGTTCGATCTTTGGAACTATTAATGCTATGTGCCTTTGCCCAAGCtttcacctgcaaccaaagaagaaaaaacaaatatatcaaTCCCAATGTACAAAAGCACTAAATTTGACGTTGGGGAAACTATTTATATTGAAGGGATTAACATGTCTTGCTAGAATATGGCCTCATCTCTACCCTTCAATTTTgatctcaaacaaaaaaaaaaccttcatttGTATCCAATGCAATGGAAAAGACATTTACTCTTGATTCATGATCTAACAAATGAgtcctttttttatataagtatgaagatattttattgatattgaaatagGCATCCCAAGTACACAGTAAGTATACATGATGATCTAACAAATGAATCCAATAGTCCCCTAGATGAGTTTACTTAAATCTCTCTTTCACGACTTTCCCTAATCCCCATAACAATCCTGAGAGCTTTCTTCTTTAAATTCCCAAACTTCAAATAACTCCATATGATGAAGTTCTTGATTTCAAGTGGGGAGACCATGGACCATTCTCCATTATTTTGTTGCTGAGGAGTTATAGGCACATGGAGCACGGTCACTAGCATTCTCTTTGTTTGGTATTTCTTAGGTCGTGCCTAAGTCAGTAAGAGAGTTATTGGCTTGTCTGAAAAATTGTTTCAATGAACAATGGAAAAGCATTATTTGGAATGCTATTCCTCTATTATGTCTTCTGGGGAGGGGGAATGCTCAATAGAATTGGCCTCCCAATTTATAtctacataaatattatttttacaaggaATAAAGCTTCATCAAAACACAGAAGGCTCATCCAAGAGTCACCTatctagaaatagaaaaagatacaagaaaatcatgaaaggtTAGCCATTTTTTATAGCCTCCCAATTTTTAGATTAAAGACACCATTTCCAAAATctatttctaattaaatttaagCAATTTGGGGGTTCTCATCTCTTTCCTTCTAGGCGTTATTGGATCTTTGTGACTTTTGATCTTAAAattaatcttcttctttttttcatattgtCTGTATGCATCACATGTACAAGATATCATGCATATCAAACTTCCTTTTCTAAGGCCACAAGGTTACTTTGGGTTTTGAGTCAGTCTGTGATAAAAGGATACACCTATCttgttttttcataaaattctttctactaatcaaaattttttttaggggggaGGCAGGGCAGGCAACTAAACATATCATAACTAAAATGCTAGAAATTTGTCCAAGGCAGTATGATAGCATTAGCTAACATAAAGGAATAATGTCTTATTGGGCCATACATTCGGAAGCATTAATTACCAAAAAACTAAGCTTCCGAAACCTTTCATCAATCATAGAAACCATGTGGACAATCTGGGATTTTGCAATACCATCCCTATTCTCAACTGATAAATCACATTCAATGCCAGTTCCACGATCAATGACTTTGACAACTGGCACCCTTGCCATTGTGATTGTCTGAAGGCGAGCAACATGTCCTCCCCCTACAACAAAGAAATGCATCTATGACAATAGTTATAACAAAACCGCTACCCCAATTCAATACTATAGGGTTTCCCCAGAGTGCCTATTGTATCGATCAGTTTTTTACCTTGCCTTCaactttttaatctcaattaaacagggaaaaaaactaatttaaataacCAGTTTGTATAAAACAAGCAAGAGAAACAGCATTCAAACATATGATaacaatataaaagaaatgaaagaaaaactaAATGCCAATAATTACTTTGAAGAGTGTGAAACTTTTTTGCAAACTTTCTGAGGGTTTCAATCCTCTTCTGTCGAGAAATTTTAACAGCCGTGTTACTGAAATTCACAGATAAATCTATATCACTTCCAGCACAGAATATATCCATTACGAAAGAGCCAAATGCCTCCACGACAGGAGATTCATCAGAATTGCCTGaaataacaaaaaggaaaataattaaatgaatgaaactgaaaagatcTAGTACAAGGAAATACAACTTTCAAGAACCTGAGGCATTTATTGGCATATTGCAATATCAATGTTAgaggacatttttttttacaagtccAACGAAGAAGCAGTGTATAATGGAAGGGCGGAAAGGACAACAGTTTGTGGAAGGCTCGGGAAGAAAGCAGAACTATGATGCTTCTTGGTTAGGTAATATCAATGTTagaggacatggttgtaataAGTGTAACTTGTGAGGGTATAATCGTCAATTGAATATAGTATATATGTGTTGTTgtacatcaatgaataaaaagTGTGAAGTATTTTCCCTCCATAAGTTtctacatggtatcaaagcTCAAGGTTGTCGGATGGTGGTAAGTGGTGTATAGTGGTTCGTGCCAAAATTGAGCTCACTGTGGTCCAAACTCATTGGAGTGCCTTCCGGTGTCATATCTGAATTTTGTCGCCAGATCTAAGCTCACCAGTGTTTGCAGCTGCCGGATTCGAGTTTGTCGTCATCCTCCGAGCAGCATAGTGGCTTCTCTATTCGTCTTCGGCGGCCCATAGGTGTTTGAAGGTGTTTCCTGCGAGTTTCCGGTGTCGTCTCCGGTTTTGGACACCAGGGGTCAGTTCCCTGTCGTCAGCGGCCGCCTGAAGTGCTGCTTGTCGCCGGCAACGTCAAAGGGACGTAGTGTTTGGTTGCAAGGATAACCAATCCCATCTTCAAGTGCGGATAACCCCAACCTGGAGTAAGAGATTGTTCCTAATCTGGAATAACGCCTATTTGGTAACAAGGATAAGGTAATTCCCAGACTACTTATTCTCGTTTAGGATAACCTAATCCAGTTTTGAGTTTAAGTTGAAGTCGGTTCCGATAAGGATCGATACCGGCCTGTTCCGAGTAGATACCGACTGATTCAGACCCGATACATGCCGATTCCAAGCCAATACCGGCTGATACAGGTCAAAATAGTGCAATTCAAAGCCGATACAATGTAATTCTGACCGATACAGGGCCGTCGGGTTGTATCGGTCAGAATTACATTGTATCGGCTCTAAATTGATTGTATCGGCTCTGAATTGCAATCAATATTGTGTTTCTCGGATTTTCAAGTTGAATTGTGGTTTTTCTCATATCTTGTGTGGAGTTTTTGTCTCCAAGTTCAATTGTGATATTTTTCCTGCGTCCACGACAACTAAATTTGAGTCACAGTTACATGATGCAGTTGCCTCCTATGTTGCTCTTGGTGGGCGTGGAGGCCAGGGTGGTAGAGGCTTACATGGGGGACGTGATGCCAAAAGTAATCGCACTCAAGGTCAAGAATCTCGTAAGTGCACCCATTGTGATCGCACTAACCACTTGGTGGACTATTGTTGGGATCTACATGGTAGACCATCTGGATTCACTAATCAAGTCATTTGCCAAGATATGATTAGTGTATCAAAGGATGAGTATGATAAGCTTTTGGGTCGCACACAGGTTTCATCTTTCATAACTACTCTTGCCCACTCAGTTACAGTGTCCGCATGTCTTGTCTCATCCACTCAAAATCCATGGATCATTGATTCAAGAGCTAATGAACATCTGACTAATTTGTCCTCTATCTTATCTAAGTTAGATACTGTGACATTTCCAAAAAGTGTTACTCTCACTAATGGTTCTCTTGCTAAAGTTATAGGCATTGGATCCACTAAGCTCACTGACTCTATATCATTGTCATATGTTCTATATGCTCCTAGTTTTCCCTTTAGTTTGATGTTCATTAGTAAGATTACTCAAAGTCTTCAATATTCACTGACATTTTATCCCTCTTCATGTGTCTTTCAGGATCTCAAGACAGGAAACAAGATTGGTACGGGGCCTGAAGTTGGTGGTTTGTACTATCTTGATGTTAAACAGTCACCCACCCGAGCCCTTACATCCTCCTCATCATTTGCTTAAGAATGGCGTTGTCACCTTGGTCACCCCTCTTTCCCTTTTGAAGCTTTAGTTTAGGAATCTAGGAATGTGTCTCCCTTTCCTTGTGAAGCATGTTGAATTAGTAAACATCATCGTGTCTTTTGTACCTCGAGTTGTTAAACGAGTATCAAGTCTTTTGAATTGGTTCACTTTGATATATGGGGACCAATCAACATTAAATCAAACAAGTTTCAGTATTTTGTCACATTTATTGATGACTACTCTCGTGTGACATGGGTGTTTCTGATGAAGGCAATATCTAAACTTATTTCCATATTCAAAgtgttttggaaagaaattaaaacctaaTTTAACAAAAGGTTTCAAGTTTTGCGTTCTGATAATGCTAGAGAATATCAGTCTAGTGCCTTTGCTACTTAAGTAGAAAAgaaatttttcatcaaatttcatgttCTTATACACCTCAACAGAATGGGGTGGCTGAACGCAAAACTCGTCATTTGTTAGATGTAACCCGAACACTTTTACTGCACATGCATGTTCCTAAACAATTTTGGAGTGATGGTGTTCTTACTACTTGTCAGCTTATTAACCGTATGCCTTCATCAGTTCTCAATGGTTCCTCTCCCTTCTCCATCTTGTTTCCTTCATCTCCACCATTTACccttcctccaaaaatctttgGGTACGTTTGCTATGTTCATAACCTTGGCCCAGGTTTTGATAAACTTGATCCACGTTCTACCAAGTGTTTTTTTGTTAGTTATTCTTGAACTCAAAAAGGATATCGTTGTTATAGTCTTGTTCTTAGACCCTACTTCACGAGTGTTGATGTTACCTTCTTTGAGTCCATACCCTATTTCTCGGACCCAGCTTCGAGTGTTGAGTGCGATCATCTACCATTACCTACTCTTACATTTTCTCCTTCACACTCACCCAACCTTACCCAACCCTCCTCAATGTCTCCCCCAATTCCTTTACAAGCTTACTCGTGTCACTTGCAGCCTCCGGCTTCCATACCCTCACAAGTTACAATTATTACAATCATGTCCTCTAACAAGCAATAGTGAACTGATATTGTTGCAACACTTCcttcaagagattgggtttccatctcctatCCCTCTCcaattattttgtgataatcaagccGCAGTGCATATTGCCTCTAATACTGTGTTCCATGAGAGGACTAAACATATAGAAATTGATTGTCACTTCATTCAAGATAAGATACTAAGTGGTAACATTTCTACACTTTTTGCGAAGTCTCCCGATCAACTCGCAGATATGTTTACTAAGTCCTTGTGTTCGAGTCAATTAAAACTTATTTGTTTCAAGCtaggtttatatgatatatgcCCCAGCTTGAGGGGAAGTGTTAagaggacatggttgtaataAGTGTAACTTGTGAGGGTATAATCGTCAATTGTATATAGTATACATATGTTACTgtacatcaatgaataaaaagTGTGAAGTATTTTCCCTCCATAAGTTTCTACAATCAACATCACAAAAAACAGTTATCAAATTGAGAAATTCATGCATGAAAGAAGCCA
Coding sequences:
- the LOC121252376 gene encoding protein HESO1-like isoform X2 — translated: MTTNSNPAAANTGNSDESPVVEAFGSFVMDIFCAGSDIDLSVNFSNTAVKISRQKRIETLRKFAKKFHTLQRGGHVARLQTITMARVPVVKVIDRGTGIECDLSVENRDGIAKSQIVHMVSMIDERFRKLSFLVKAWAKAHSINSSKDRTLNSLSLVSLVAFHLQTRDPPILPPFSALFKDGTDPGSVARNVHNYLDYGKRNKESLAELFITLLIKLESVETLWKEGLCASLYEGSWTSKSWDSELNFISVEDFTERSQNVARAVGRQEVKKIYECVQYSLGYLLTFLGGRMQRPTLRDILFGVNAVSTLPDISTRNPVDGENTASPVPSNPRPMKKQRIMEGRKGQQLVEGSGRKQNYDASRLGTNFYHSTGTFPSAPTQFPIGIEGSHVHLLNQPIIYPQTSPWFGAPPYSQDPIFPNQYPGQFNSLSLQDLIISGLLLGSFYP
- the LOC121252376 gene encoding protein HESO1-like isoform X3, giving the protein MALRGKGNSDESPVVEAFGSFVMDIFCAGSDIDLSVNFSNTAVKISRQKRIETLRKFAKKFHTLQRGGHVARLQTITMARVPVVKVIDRGTGIECDLSVENRDGIAKSQIVHMVSMIDERFRKLSFLVKAWAKAHSINSSKDRTLNSLSLVSLVAFHLQTRDPPILPPFSALFKDGTDPGSVARNVHNYLDYGKRNKESLAELFITLLIKLESVETLWKEGLCASLYEGSWTSKSWDSELNFISVEDFTERSQNVARAVGRQEVKKIYECVQYSLGYLLTFLGGRMQRPTLRDILFGVNAVSTLPDISTRNPVDGENTASPVPSNPRPMKKQRIMEGRKGQQLVEGSGRKQNYDASRLGTNFYHSTGTFPSAPTQFPIGIEGSHVHLLNQPIIYPQTSPWFGAPPYSQDPIFPNQYPGQFNSLSLQDLIISGLLLGSFYP
- the LOC121252376 gene encoding protein HESO1-like isoform X1 codes for the protein MALRGKVLQKKAKKLELRGLQKNKINPTHLSDLDELLNDIFVSHLPKPIDYDHRRDLVRIFNAIAKEIYGNSDESPVVEAFGSFVMDIFCAGSDIDLSVNFSNTAVKISRQKRIETLRKFAKKFHTLQRGGHVARLQTITMARVPVVKVIDRGTGIECDLSVENRDGIAKSQIVHMVSMIDERFRKLSFLVKAWAKAHSINSSKDRTLNSLSLVSLVAFHLQTRDPPILPPFSALFKDGTDPGSVARNVHNYLDYGKRNKESLAELFITLLIKLESVETLWKEGLCASLYEGSWTSKSWDSELNFISVEDFTERSQNVARAVGRQEVKKIYECVQYSLGYLLTFLGGRMQRPTLRDILFGVNAVSTLPDISTRNPVDGENTASPVPSNPRPMKKQRIMEGRKGQQLVEGSGRKQNYDASRLGTNFYHSTGTFPSAPTQFPIGIEGSHVHLLNQPIIYPQTSPWFGAPPYSQDPIFPNQYPGQFNSLSLQDLIISGLLLGSFYP
- the LOC121252376 gene encoding protein HESO1-like isoform X4 gives rise to the protein MDIFCAGSDIDLSVNFSNTAVKISRQKRIETLRKFAKKFHTLQRGGHVARLQTITMARVPVVKVIDRGTGIECDLSVENRDGIAKSQIVHMVSMIDERFRKLSFLVKAWAKAHSINSSKDRTLNSLSLVSLVAFHLQTRDPPILPPFSALFKDGTDPGSVARNVHNYLDYGKRNKESLAELFITLLIKLESVETLWKEGLCASLYEGSWTSKSWDSELNFISVEDFTERSQNVARAVGRQEVKKIYECVQYSLGYLLTFLGGRMQRPTLRDILFGVNAVSTLPDISTRNPVDGENTASPVPSNPRPMKKQRIMEGRKGQQLVEGSGRKQNYDASRLGTNFYHSTGTFPSAPTQFPIGIEGSHVHLLNQPIIYPQTSPWFGAPPYSQDPIFPNQYPGQFNSLSLQDLIISGLLLGSFYP